A window of the Polaribacter batillariae genome harbors these coding sequences:
- the dapF gene encoding diaminopimelate epimerase, producing the protein MKLTFFKYQGTGNDFVMVDNRTKTFPKQNTDKISQICDRHFGVGADGIILIEKDTNYDFKMIYFNADGSETFCGNGGRCAVAFAKQLQLIKNKTTFLAFDGEHYAEINNDIVSLQMIDVEDIQIKENAVFAYTGTQHHVELVDNLDNYPVFENGKKIRYSYENPGSNVNFVQQINNNTFRVRTYEKGVENETLACGTGVTAVAIAMHKTNKTNSNTISLPVEGGNLAVSFTEENGCYKNVFLKGPATFVFKGTIEV; encoded by the coding sequence ATGAAACTAACTTTTTTTAAATATCAAGGAACTGGAAACGATTTTGTGATGGTAGATAACAGAACAAAAACCTTTCCAAAACAAAATACTGACAAAATTTCACAAATTTGTGACAGACATTTTGGGGTTGGTGCAGACGGAATTATTCTAATCGAAAAAGACACCAATTACGATTTTAAAATGATTTATTTTAATGCAGATGGAAGTGAAACCTTCTGCGGAAATGGAGGTAGATGCGCTGTAGCTTTTGCCAAACAGCTACAGCTAATTAAAAACAAAACCACTTTTCTTGCCTTTGATGGAGAACATTATGCAGAAATAAATAACGACATTGTTTCTCTTCAAATGATTGATGTTGAAGATATTCAGATAAAAGAAAATGCTGTTTTTGCTTACACAGGAACACAACATCATGTAGAATTGGTCGATAATTTAGACAATTATCCTGTTTTTGAAAATGGAAAAAAAATAAGATATTCGTACGAAAACCCTGGAAGCAATGTAAATTTTGTTCAGCAAATAAATAACAATACTTTTCGAGTAAGAACTTACGAAAAAGGGGTAGAAAACGAAACATTGGCTTGTGGAACTGGCGTTACTGCTGTTGCCATTGCCATGCACAAAACAAATAAAACGAACAGCAACACTATTTCTTTGCCTGTTGAAGGTGGCAATTTAGCAGTTTCTTTTACAGAAGAAAACGGATGCTATAAAAACGTATTTTTAAAAGGACCAGCGA